The following coding sequences lie in one Loxodonta africana isolate mLoxAfr1 chromosome X, mLoxAfr1.hap2, whole genome shotgun sequence genomic window:
- the CXHXorf65 gene encoding LOW QUALITY PROTEIN: uncharacterized protein CXorf65 homolog (The sequence of the model RefSeq protein was modified relative to this genomic sequence to represent the inferred CDS: substituted 1 base at 1 genomic stop codon): protein MFAIIKHGDNQEFLININCSVRVLMHYIRKKLRLPKKGSIDLCDEMGTMKLFFLLKTPEDYASKFLTARSTYYVCKVERGAPGTRIEDSYRAFVPLLKNPEPEMLEALRTQCDLLEQSRLKTIRIQEAKKVVIIESTVNLPSKAGKTEQEGPARRSPLRTRADFVSRRDKRRXLNKLIT from the exons ATGTTCGCCATCATCAAACATGGAG ACAATCAGGAGTTTCTGATCAATATCAATTGCTCCGTTCGGGTGTTGATGCATTATATCCGCAAGAAATTGAGGTTGCCTAAAAAAG GCAGCATTGATTTGTGTGATGAAATGGGGACAATGAAGTTGTTTTTCCTGCTGAAGACCCCCGAAGACTATGCCAGCAAATTCCTTACAGCCCGAAGCACCTACTATGTTTGTAAGGTGGAGCGTGGGGCACCAG GAACCCGAATTGAGGATTCCTACAGGGCTTTTGTGCCCCTCTTGAAGAATCCAGAGCCTGAGATGTTAG AGGCGCTGCGCACACAATGTGACCTCCTAGAGCAGAGCCGACTGAAGACAATTAGAATCCAAGAAGCCAAGAAAGTCGTTATAATTGAGTCCACCGTGAACCTGCCA TCTAAAGCCGGAAAAACAGAGCAAGAGGGCCCCGCTCGCAGAAGTCCGCTCAGGACCAGAGCAGACTTTGTCAGTAGGAGGGATAAACGTCGTTAACTAAATAAACTGATCACGTGA
- the FOXO4 gene encoding forkhead box protein O4, with product MPSHGGPTPRMDLGNENSASEAAAITDLDPNFEPQGRPRSCTWPLPRPELATEPPEPPEVEPVLGEKVHTEGRSDPILLPSRLPEPEGGPQSGTLGAVTGPRKGGSRRNAWGNQSYAELISQAIESAPEKRLTLAQIYEWMVRTVPYFKDKGDSNSSAGWKNSIRHNLSLHSKFIKVHNEATGKSSWWMLNPEGGKSGKAPRRRAASMDSSSKLLRGRSKAPKKKPAALPAPPEGASPTSPLGHFAKWSGSPCSRNREEVDMWTTFRPRSSSNASTVSTRLSPMRPESEVLAEEETPASVSSYAGSVPHTLNEDLELLDGLNLSSSHSLLSRNSLSGFSLQHPGVTGPLHTYNTSLFGPAEGPLSAGEGCFSSSQSLEALLTSDTPSPPADVLMTQVDPILSQAPTLLLLGGIPSSSKLATGVGLCPKPLEATDPSGLVPSLSTIVPPPVMAGVPVPKTLGTPVLTPPTEAPSQDRMPQDLDLDMYMENLECDMDNIISDLMDGGEGLDFNFEPDP from the exons ATGCCAAGCCACGGAGGTCCAACTCCACGTATGGATCTAGGGAATGAGAATTCAGCCTCAGAGGCTGCCGCGATCACAGACCTCGATCCCAACTTCGAGCCCCAGGGCCGTCCCCGCTCCTGTACCTGGCCCCTTCCCAGACCAGAGCTCGCTACAGAGCCGCCCGAGCCGCCCGAGGTGGAGCCAGTTCTGGGAGAGAAGGTACACACGGAGGGGCGCTCAGACCCAATCCTGTTGCCCTCCCGGCTCCCAGAGCCAGAAGGCGGCCCCCAGTCCGGGACCCTGGGGGCTGTAACAGGTCCTCGGAAGGGAGGCTCCCGCCGGAATGCCTGGGGAAATCAGTCATATGCAGAACTCATCAGCCAGGCCATTGAAAGCGCCCCCGAGAAGCGACTGACGCTTGCCCAGATATATGAGTGGATGGTCCGCACTGTGCCCTACTTCAAGGACAAGGGTGACAGCAACAGCTCAGCGGGATGGAAG AATTCAATCCGCCACAACTTGTCCCTGCACAGCAAGTTCATCAAGGTTCACAACGAGGCCACTGGCAAGAGCTCATGGTGGATGCTGAATCCCGAGGGAGGCAAGAGCGGCAAGGCTCCCCGCCGCCGGGCGGCCTCCATGGATAGCAGCAGCAAGCTGCTCCGAGGCCGCAGCAAGGCCCCCAAGAAGAAACCAGCTGCGCTGCCAGCTCCACCTGAAGGTGCCAGTCCAACAAGCCCTCTTGGCCATTTTGCCAAATGGTCAGGCAGTCCTTGCTCTAGAAATCGTGAGGAAGTTGATATGTGGACCACTTTCCGTCCACGAAGCAGTTCCAATGCTAGCACTGTCAGCACCCGGCTGTCCCCCATGAGGCCAGAGTCTGAGGTGCTGGCGGAGGAGGAAACACCAGCCTCAGTCAGCAGCTATGCAGGGAGTGTCCCTCATACCCTAAATGAAGATCTAGAGCTGTTAGATGGGCTCAATCTCTCATCTTCCCATTCCCTGCTATCTCGGAATAGTCTCTCTGGCTTCTCTTTGCAGCATCCTGGGGTTACTGGCCCCTTACATACCTACAATACCTCCCTCTTTGGCCCAGCAGAGGGGCCCTTGTCAGCAGGAGAAGGGTGCTTCTCAAGCTCCCAGTCTCTGGAGGCCCTGCTCACCTCTGATACGCCATCACCCCCTGCTGATGTCCTCATGACCCAGGTAGATCCCATCTTGTCCCAAGCTCCAACACTTCTGTTGCTAGGGGGGATACCTTCCTCCAGTAAGCTAGCTACAGGAGTCGGCCTATGCCCCAAGCCCCTAGAGGCTACAGACCCCAGCGGTCTGGTTCCCTCCCTTTCTACAATAGTACCACCTCCAGTCATGGCGGGTGTTCCTGTCCCCAAGACCCTGGGTACTCCTGTGCTCACACCCCCTACTGAAGCTCCAAGCCAAGACAGAATGCCTCAGGATCTAGATCTTGATATGTATATGGAGAACCTGGAGTGTGACATGGATAACATCATCAGTGACCTCATGGATGGGGGCGAGGGACTGGACTTCAACTTTGAGCCAG ATCCCTGA